CTCACGGAGCAGGCGAAGGTCAATCACCCCACCAGGCTACCGGTGCGCGGTTCTGGCACTCGAACCGATATTGCCGAGCGTGTCTCTATGACCGAATTGCCGGAATTGATATTTCTGGGGAGGAATCAGGGACGGCGGTGGCATCGGGCGGGGGGAGGGGGTCGATAACGGCGGTCAACTCCCCTGAACAGGGCAGAAGGCGCGGCTCGCCTTGACGTACCGGCCTTGGTCGGGGCGGGAGTTGGGGGTGCGCCCGTCACTGTTGTCCACAGGGGGGTCTGCGCCGGAATAGTTATCCACAGGCTGTGTGGAAGTTCTGTGGATGCCGGAGGGGCATTGTTCCGGAAGGTGGACGAAGTGCCATGGAATCTCCGCCCAAACCTGTCCCGCGTGCTCATTCGGATGGGATTCCATCGCCCCAAAGAGTTGATCAAGGGAATTGAAGGGACGTGCGGCGACTCATGCGCCCTCAGGTGACTGTGGACGGCTCTGGGGTCGCTGGATCGATTTGTCGACGATGTCGCATTGGGGTGTCGACTTGTCCCCAGGTCGAGAGTCCCTCCTGTGGATAACTCACCGGAGTGCGTGACTATCTGTAGATCGGACCGCTGCGGAGCGCGTAAGGAGGCCTCCGGAGCCTTGCCGCCGGGGCGCCTCCCTGCTCTCCGTCAGATCCGGCCGTCCTGGCTGCGCGCCAGCCAGTCGGAGGCTTCGGTGAACGCCGCGTCCGACGTGCCCGCCCGCAGCGGCCGCACCTCCTCCGGCGAGACACCCGCCCGCGGGTACGAGCCGAGGAACCGGACCTTCGGGCTGATCCGCTTCAGCCCCATCAGGGCCTCCCCGACCCGCCGGTCCGCGATATGCCCCTCCGCGTCGACGGCGAAGCAGTAGTTGCCGATGCCCTCGCCGGTCGGGCGGGACTGGATCAGCATCAGGTTGACGCCACGGACCGCGAACTCCTGGAGCAGCTCCAGCAGGGCGCCGGGATGGTCGTCGTCCAGCCAGATCACCACGGAGGTCTTGTCCGCGCCGGTCGGTGCGGAGGGCCGGGCGGGCCGGCCCACCAGGACGAAACGGGTCTGGGCGTTCGCCGCGTCGTGGATCTCCGTCACCAGCGGCTCCAGGCCGTAGGTGGCGGCGGCGAACTCTCCGGCGAACGCGGCGTCGTACCGCCCCTCCTGGACCAGCCGGGCCCCGTCCGCGTTGGACGCCGCCGACTCCCACAGGGCTCCCGGAAGGTGATCCGCCATCCACTTGCGCACCTGCGGCTGGGCGGCCGGGTGCGCGGTGACCGTCTTGATGTCCGACAGCTTGGTTCCGGGCCGTACCAGCAGCGCGAAGGTGATGGAGAGCAGCACCTCGCGGTAGATCATCAGCGGGTCCCCGCCGGCCAGCTCGTCCAGCGTCGCGGTGATACCGCCCTCGACGGAGTTCTCGATCGGTACGAGCGCTGCCGCCGCCTCCCCGTTCCGTACGGCGTCCAGAGCGGCCGGTACGGACAGCATCGGGACGAGTTCCCGGGTGGCGGCCTCCGGGAGCGTACGGAGGGCGACCTCGGTGAAGGTGCCTTCGGGGCCGAGATAGGCGTAGCGCGTGGCTGACATACGGTCACCCTAATGCGCCGCGCGAGGCTCGCCGCGCTGTCTCAGGATGCGGTCGAGCACCCTCCCCGGCCGTCCGCGCGACTACGACTCCAGGAGCCGCTGTCCCACGTACTCGCCCTCCGCCGCCCCGCCCGGGACCGCGAAGACCCCGCTCGCCTCGTGCCTCAGGAACGGCGACAGCGCGTCGCCGCGGTCGAGCTTGCGCTGCACCGGCACGAAGCCCCGGAACGGGTCCGCCTGCCAGCAGATGAACAGCAGCCCGGCGTCCGGAGTGCCGTCCTCCGTGATGCCGTCGTGGTACGAGAACGGGCGGCGCAGCATGGCGGCCCCGCCGTTCTCCTCGGGCGAGGAGATCCGGGCGTGGGCGTTGTCGGGGATCACGAGCCTGCCGTCCGGGCCCGCCTTGCCGAGGTCCATCTCCGTGGTCTCGGTCCCCCCGCTCAGGGGCGCCCCGTCGGCCTTGCGCCGCCCGATGACCCGCTCCTGGCGCTCCACCGGAAGCTTCTCCCAGTCGTCCAGGAGCATCCGGATCCGGCGGACGACGGCGTACGAACCGCCCTCCATCCACTCCTGCGGCTTCCCGGGGGACGCGGGGACGAAGACCCGCCGGTCGAAGTCCTCGTCGGACGGTTTCGGGTTGCCGGTCCCGTCGATCTGGCCCATCAGGTTGCGGGCGGTCATCGGCCGGGCGGTCGCGCCGGGGGTGCGGTTGAAGCCGTTCATCTGCCATCGCACCCGTGCCGTCCCCGCGGCCTCCTTCTGGAGCGCCCGCAGTGCGTGGAAGGCGACCAGCGCGTCGTCCGCTCCGATCTGCACCCACAGGTCGCCGTTGGAACGCCGTGCGTCGAGGGCGTCGGCGGAGAACGCCGGCAGCGGGTCGAGCGCGGCGGGCAGGCGGGCGGCCAGACCCGTGCGCGCGAAGAACGTACGGCCGAAGCCGAACGTGACGGTGAGGGACGAAGGACCCGCGTCCAGGGCGATCCCGGTGTCGTGCCCGGGGCCGTCCGGCGCGCCCGCCGCCGGGCGGCCCGCCATCAGCTCCTTCGCCACCGAGGACCAGCGCCGCAGCAGCGCCGCCGCCTCCTTGCGCCCCGCGCCCGCCACCAGATCGAAGGCGACGAGATGGCCCCGGGCCTGAAGCGGAGTGGTGATCCCCGGTTGATGTTTCCCGTGAAACATCGCCGTGGTCGCGCCGACCGTCGTCAGAGCCGTCGGCTCCTCGGGGCGGGTGGCGGCGTATCCGGCGGCCCCGCCCCCGGCGCCCAGCACCAGCCCCGTGGCGCCTGCGGCGCCCGTCGTGCCCAGCAGCCGCCGCCGCGAGACGCCGGTGGTGGCGGCACCGTCGCCGTCGCCCGGGGCGACGGTCGTGGCGGCCTGGGCGGGAGCCTGCTTCCTGGTCTTGCTCACGTGCTCAGCCGATCTTCGCGTTCTTGTCGATGGTGACCTGGTCGATGTCCGACGTCCGTACCGTCACGTCGATCTTCCAGTCCCCGGCCATCGGAATCTGTACAGCACTCGCCGACCAGTGCCCCTCGGCCAGCCGGTCCGGGACGACCGGCAGCGGCCCGATGTCCTTCGACTCCAGGGTGAGGGCCAGCTTCAGCTCGGGGACGTCCATGGGCTTGCCGTCCCTGCCGTCGATCCACACGTGCAGATCGTTGGAGCCGGTGCGGCCGGGTTCGATGTCGATGCGGACGGTGCCCTTGCCGTTCCGGCCGCCGGTGTCGAACGGCATGCTCAGGTTGACCGGGCCGCCGGCGGCGGGAGCGCTCGCGGACGGGTTGCCGCCCGCGGCCTCCTCCTCCGTACGGCCCGGCTCGGTGGACGTCAGCATGGTGGTGACGGCCAGCAGGACGACGGCGACGGCGGCTTCGGCCAGGACCGAGCGGCGCAGTCCGGAGCGCTGCGGGTCGGCGTCCCGTATCCGCTTCTTCTTCGTCGCGGTCAGGGCGGCCCGCTGACGGGCCAGTTGCGCGGCGCGCTCGGGGTCGGCGTCCTCCGTCACGTCGTCCGCCTCCGCGGCCTCGTCCTCGGCCGCGTCCCCGGGAGCCTCTTCGGAAGCGACCGCCGGGTCCGTCAGCCGTCCCGTCCAGCGCCGGGAGAACCAGGCGACCATGAGCAGGACGGCGATCAGCGCCACCTTGAGGATCAGCAGCTGCCCGTAGCGCGTACCGGTCAGCGCCGACCAGGAGCCGACCTGCCGC
This sequence is a window from Streptomyces parvus. Protein-coding genes within it:
- the pheA gene encoding prephenate dehydratase codes for the protein MSATRYAYLGPEGTFTEVALRTLPEAATRELVPMLSVPAALDAVRNGEAAAALVPIENSVEGGITATLDELAGGDPLMIYREVLLSITFALLVRPGTKLSDIKTVTAHPAAQPQVRKWMADHLPGALWESAASNADGARLVQEGRYDAAFAGEFAAATYGLEPLVTEIHDAANAQTRFVLVGRPARPSAPTGADKTSVVIWLDDDHPGALLELLQEFAVRGVNLMLIQSRPTGEGIGNYCFAVDAEGHIADRRVGEALMGLKRISPKVRFLGSYPRAGVSPEEVRPLRAGTSDAAFTEASDWLARSQDGRI
- the efeB gene encoding iron uptake transporter deferrochelatase/peroxidase subunit, whose protein sequence is MSKTRKQAPAQAATTVAPGDGDGAATTGVSRRRLLGTTGAAGATGLVLGAGGGAAGYAATRPEEPTALTTVGATTAMFHGKHQPGITTPLQARGHLVAFDLVAGAGRKEAAALLRRWSSVAKELMAGRPAAGAPDGPGHDTGIALDAGPSSLTVTFGFGRTFFARTGLAARLPAALDPLPAFSADALDARRSNGDLWVQIGADDALVAFHALRALQKEAAGTARVRWQMNGFNRTPGATARPMTARNLMGQIDGTGNPKPSDEDFDRRVFVPASPGKPQEWMEGGSYAVVRRIRMLLDDWEKLPVERQERVIGRRKADGAPLSGGTETTEMDLGKAGPDGRLVIPDNAHARISSPEENGGAAMLRRPFSYHDGITEDGTPDAGLLFICWQADPFRGFVPVQRKLDRGDALSPFLRHEASGVFAVPGGAAEGEYVGQRLLES